The Diceros bicornis minor isolate mBicDic1 chromosome 14, mDicBic1.mat.cur, whole genome shotgun sequence genome segment TAATCCTGATCATCTTGCATGGTATCCCACGTAGCTCCAAGAGGTTGAATATAAAAACCCAACATGCCACTCCATCCGCATCAGTTCCACAATTGCTAGAGCCTACCTCTGCCTTCTTTGTGCTCCTTCACTTAGAGTAAGAATCTGTTCTCTGGAATGTGTATCCCTCTGGTGACTTAAGTCtcccttttttctgttttcaaggaTGGGAGGAACAGTTTTATTGGACACCAACTGGGCGGGGTAGTGGAAGTGCCAAACAGCAGGGACCAGCGGGTCAAGTCAGCCAGAGCCATTCAAATCACCTACTACCTCCAGACCTACGGCTCTGCCACCCAGGACCTCATAGGGGAGAAGTGGGAGAATGAGTTCTGTAAGCTTATGAAGAAGCTCCAAGAGGAGCACCAGGACCTCCAGCTCTACTCTTTAGCATCCTTTAGCCTCTGGAGAGACTTTCATAAGACCAGCATCCTGGCCAGGAGCAAGGTCCTGGTGAGCCTCGTGCTGATCCTGACCACAGCCACCCTCTCCAGCTCCATGAAGGACTGTTTGCGCAGCAAGCCCTTCCTGGGCCTCCTGGGGGTGCTCACGGTGTGCATCTCCATAGTCACTGCAGCAGGGATCTTCTTCATCACGGATGGAAAGTACAACTCCACCCTGCTGGGAATCCCGTTCTTTGCCATGGGTAACTATCCATCCTTGTGGTAATCGGATTCTTACCGGTTTGGGGCAAGGTAGTACATTTCTTGAATTCTCAGGtggaaatacattttaattttgcattgGTGTGTCTGTGTGATTATGTAAAATTCTACTTGGGGTGCAGTCTGTTTCACCTTATTGGGCCTTTCAGGAAATTATAGGTTGACCCAGCCACTTTCCCATTTATGTCGGGGAATTGAATGCtgtcaaacattttaaattacacaaTATTGGAATTCTCTACTCAGCTTCTTCAAAAATTATAGGTTGGGGATTGTGGGGTACAGAGTCAAGGAGATCCAAAACTTACTTCAAACAAAATTTTGTCATTCATATTCATGAGCATCCTCAAGTAGATGGTGGTGAAGAGTGAATATAATGGGATGAAAATTCTAAGAACCACTGATATGTTCTAATTCAAGAACTTCTTCATTAAACTTTGCTTAATTCAATTCAAAGTTTTTGCAGAAAATGTACTCCATTTCCCCACCTCTATGTAAACTAAAGCCTTCCAGCTGCCGCTTAAAGATGtgtcctctgatttttttttcctctggtgaAAATGATCAATGATCTTCCTCAATCAAGATTATCTCTTCTTGTAAGTTTCTTCCCAGTCATACATAAATGGTCTagaaaaaggtgtgtgtgtgtgtgtgtgtgttcttgcaAAAGGGAAGGTCAAGTCTGGAAAGAAAAGCGAGTGATTTCTCAGGAACAAGACTGATGGAACTTACCAGAAAAGAGTTGATGATGGTCATATATGTGGTGCTGCAGAAGAGTTCTGTCAGATCTAATGTAATTCTTTACACGCAACGAATTGGAGAATGAGCTGTAAAAATGGCCTCTAGGTGGTGAACTGACATGAACAAAGTCTTCagctataaaataatttataggtTAAAATTAGCTCTACATTTTCACTCCCCAGGTTAAAATCAGCTCTAAATTACAgctttattattaaattaaaaagacgCAGGCATGTTGTCAGAAAGTCTTCTAGCTGACCTGGGCCATTTTTGTTTTCACCTTAACAAACATTTTTGAGAACAACACTGCAAAGTGGATTTATATTGTAGGTGCTGGGGTCAAACTTCTTTATCTGGAAACCCAGCTTCCTTGTGGCCTGTTTAGTTAGTTCATCTtggtaagcctcagtttcctcttatatgtataaaatgaggataataattgtATCACCTTCAAAGAATTGTTTTTTGAATGTAATAGAATATACCTAAAGCTAATAGCACATGGTAAACGCTCAATAAGTATCATCAAGTTTGAATAGTTAACCTGGTGTGTTAAGTGCAATGGATTCAGTGATGAATAGGAAACAGCCCTTGGCTTCAAGAAATGAAAGTCTTCCTGGATTTTGTATATCGTCTTTAAATATCTGTTTATCTTGTTAAcaaaaagtgtttttctttttcccaaagaactaaatgaaaaatttttttcaccAGTGACAAGGATGAGTCTAGATTTAAGCAATTTGTACTTGTTATGTTTTTGGTCTCAGTATCTTGACTTGAAATAATAATGTAAGATTCATAAGAATTATACAGCATGATTCACAGATGAAACATGGCTCATTCAAGATTGACAAATGAGACACCTTCAAGCCTACTAGAGCTTTTTCTAAAACTAGTGACAATCTAATTATGTAATGGAGAAATTTATCAGGAAAATTTTAGAATATATAGAATCATATATCccataaaaataagaagaaaaatcgtCTTTAGTCATCCTGAATTGTTACGTAGGCTCTACAAAATCACAGTGGTGTTTTCATTCCTTAAAGAAGTAATAAGAACACTGAAAGCTACAGTGAGGAAAATGTCCAGACCTTGCAACACACACTTTTCACACTTTTTCCTCTCTCAGTGAtctttaaaatcataaataaaccCTGGACAGTGTGGGTGCAGACTCTAGGAAGCTTGATGACTGGTTACACTTCAGTATTCCTGCAATTCTAGGCCTTAAAATATTCTGAAAGGAACTCTTATGCTATGTTCTGAAAATATGACAACAATAGGCCtctaaatatatacttatttaagATGTTTGCTCCATCAAGGGGgagtttgttttgttgtgttttgttttgtttgtaataCGATCATAATAGTAAAGGTACTGAAATTGAGAACTAGTGAAATGAAAGGAGTATTCCACAGGGCCAGGAAATCTGGTTTTCATCCCAGCTTTTCCACCAACTTCGTATGTTTTAGTGGGCAAGTTACGTTTAGTCCCTTTGTCCCAGTTCTTCATATATTAAATGAAAGACTTGGACTCTTCAGTCTTAAATTTTTGAGATCCTACAATATTATTCATTTCATTCTTCAACTAAGTTAGAATTTGATCGTTcctttataaaaacatttaaggCATGTATTATCCTCAAACCTCTAATCTGCATTCTCCTTTATTGACTTgtagtgtgtgagtgtgtgtgtatgtgtgtgtgtgagggagggatagagagaaggagggagggagggagagagacagcctTTAGAATAAAAAAATCGCAGCCTTGCCTGCAGAGCCTCGGACACACAAAGCACATCTCTATGAAGGTGGTGAGGTGGAATGTGATGCTGAGCATCAATAAGTTGAGTTTGGCAGATGTATATCTTCTGGTGGTACACGCCGCGTTGGTTGAAACTAGTCATTTGATGAATTACAGTTTACATGGTGTCAAAACTTCATAATCCAAAGTTAGTTGGGTATAAGGGAAAGAAGCCCAACTCTTTTTGTAAACATCTATTTACACTCCTATTTTCCTCCAAGGATTTCTTTGAGGTAGTGAATATTCACTGTGTTATGCTCTAAGATTCAAACCATTCATCCTCATCAGAACTTACCCCTGAAGCTCGGTATGTCACTTATGGTGTTTTGCTCTTCAAGCATCTTATTTCTGACCACCTATCTTCCTTCTATTCTGCATctgcttgttcttttttctgaccATTCATCCACTTAAAAACCTCAATGTCATCTCAGAGGCATATATACTGTACCTTTATATCCTGCATTTTTTAAGCCTGTaccaatttttatattttgtcctaCTGTCCCAATAAGTAAATTTATGTTTGTCAAATTGTATGTTCCAGATttagatttagaaaaaaatatgattataGGCACATGTAGTCTCTCTATAAAAGATTCCACAGAGAGAAATCTAgcttataataattttttaaaaacacctaaAATGACCCCATTTAGCTCCAGCCTAACGTCCTTTCTCTATGCAAGCATAATCCAATGATAATGCCactaattttatttataactCATTGTCAGCCTTTTTTCCACCTCATTTGCTTTATGTGGATGCATTTCCTCTTTCTGGAAGGAAAAGTATGGGCTAATATCGCACAAAGACTCTAAGCTGGCTCCTGCTGTATCATGCTGAACTTCTGTGGATAGTTGCCAGGGACATTAGTAGCCTTGGTTCACTATTATTTTTGCTGTCCATCCTGAGTTTGTTTTATACACCAGGAGTCTTCTTTTAGTCAGCTTGATGCCATGGGAGACATGCAAATAACGATTTTTTCAGGCGAACTCAGGGTTTCCACATATGAGGCTTTCATTCATCATCTAAACCTGAGCTccatattcctttatttattaatttattcaaatatttattgagcacctactatgttctAGGTATTTTGGGTTCTAGAGTAAAAGATATTGAACAGAACTGATCAAGGTGTTGCCCACATGGATCTTACATTCTAGGCCTGCAAAGGGGAGACActggacaataaacaaataaatataaactatGTCATATTTTCGATAAGTGATATAAAGTATATCAATAAAGCAGGATAGAGAATAAAGAGCATAGGTAGTGAGAGAAAAACCtttctaaaaaaatgaaatggaagcaGAGAGCTAAACGAAGTGAAGAAGGAGCCATATGGCAACCTGAGAAAAGAGTGTCTCTGATGAAGAGAACTGTACATGCCAAGGCTTTGAGAATGGACCTTGCTTGGTGAAGTTAAGGAAGAGCAAGATAgggagtgtggctggagcagagtgggcaACTGTCTGAGTGTTAGGAGATGGGGTTATGGAGGTAGTATAGAGCCAGGTCATTTAGGGCACTGAGAACTTAACACTTTAGATGGAAAGCCCTCTGAAGCATTTTGAGACAGGAGAGTatgatctgacttatgttttaaaGGCATCTTTGACTGCAATATGGAAAGTAGTCTGCAGTGGAGCAAGAATGGTTATAGGGAGACTATGTGAGAGGTTATTGTAAAATCTCCATGGGATATAATGGTGGCTTGAAACAGCATGGGAGCAGTGACAGTGGTAAAAGGGATTAGACTCAGGAtacatatttgaaaatgaaattgacAGGATTTGCTGAAGGACTGGATATGGTGTGTAAGaaaaagaggagtcaaggatgactcccaaGCTTTGAGGACTGAATAACTAATAGAAAGTAGTTGCCATTTCTGTCATAGAGAGATCGTGGGAGAAATAAGTTGTGGGGTGAAATATCAAGAGTTTAGCTTTCTATCTGCTAAGTTAGAGATACCTATTAAGCCTTCAAATGGGAAAATGTGGGGTTAGCTATGTAAGACTATATTAGCTATATAAGACAGTATGTAGATCAGGTTCAGAAGTAAAATCTGTAAGTTGgagctggagatataaattttggATTCACCACGGCATAACTAATAATGAAAGCCATGGAATCTGATAAGATCAACTAGAAAGATAAATATAGATGGAAAATAGAAGACGTTGAAGAGGATCTGAGACTGGATCATTCCAATGCTTAGAGACTAGGGAGATTAAGATGATTCAGAATATGACACTAAGAAGGATCAGGCAGTGAGATAGCaggagaaacaaaagagaatagTGTCCCAGCAGCCAAGTGAAGACGGTGTTTCATGAAAGAGAAGGAGATCCATTGCTGCTTCTAAGAATTTGTGTCCAATGAGAACTGAGAATTGGTCATTTGATTTAGCAATTTGAAGGTCATTGGTGACTTTGACAAGAGCTGCTTTGGAAGTCCTGGGGGTAATTTAAAGAGGTGCAACAGAGCTTGGAGAATAGGAAGTGAAGATAGTGAGTAAAGATAATCCTTCCAAGGAGTTTTGCATGAAAGGGAAGTACCAATGATtgtatgctgatgggaatgtgcAGTAGGGAAAGCTTCATAGTAAagcaaagagagggagaaattacAGAAGAAATGTCATTGAGTAGGAGAGATGGTACTGGATTCAGAGCACAACTAGAGTCACTGGCTTTATATAAGTGCATAGGCAGCTCATCTACAGTTAAGAAAAGGGAAAGCAAGATGTATGGACAGATCCAGATAGACTGGTATATGTAGAGGTGGGAGCATGTGGAAATTCTCTTCTGTGCCTTCAACTTTGTCAGTAAAATATGAAGCAAATCATCAGCTGAGAATAAATTTGGAGAAGGTGGTCTTGATGTTAGGAAAGTGAAGGGTGTTTGAAAgagtcactttggaaaattggTGAACgaatgaaagaggaaaattcGGGTGAATAACCAGGAAGCACAGGGGCCCACTTGAAGTTTATGTTCatgagttaaaaaaagaaatcagtcaGCATGGTTGCTGAGTCAGTCCCCTCCTCCAGCCGTATTTAGCTGCTTGGGGAATGAGTTAAGTAGGCATTGAGATGAATTTAATTGGGGAAAAACTCCCAGAAAAAAGATGAGAGGGTGTATAGTATATGCAAAAGAGTAACTATAACGTCAGATCATGAAAATTGTACTAGTTAGGGTCAGCTAGTCTATGTTGCAATAACAAATAATGCCGTAAATCTACTTAGCTTTACACAACAAAGATTGATTTCTTGCTCATATTACAATTTGATGTAGGTCAGGAAGCTCTCTTTGGGACCTCTTTTCCAACGGAGATTCAGGGATCTAGGATGCTTCCATCTTGCAACATCTTGTCTTCTCAGTGTTTGTGGTCACAGCCATGTACACAAAAGAGAGAAGAGTTAGAGAAATCACATCTACTTGTAACTACCTTGCACCTGAAGTAATATAGTGACTTCTCATCACATTCTATTGGCCAGAACTAAATATATGGCCATAAACTAACTGCAACGGAGTATAGAAAATGTAGGAGAGCAAATGGATTATTTATGAGCATTGACTGTCTCTTGTACAGAAACTAAGCCAAACAATAAAGACAATGAGAGGATTTATTGCCTATCAACATCATAGTAAAAAACTGATAGGGTCAAAATATTATGATTCTTTGTGAGGTCAGAGAATTGTTTTAAGTTGGAAtctgttctggttatctattTCTGTATAACAAACACCACAAAACCTAGTAGtgtaaaacaacaaccattttattaagCTCGTGAATTCTGGGGGTCAGTAATTTGGAAAGGGCACAGTGAGGTCAGCTCCTTCCACTTCTACAATGTCTAGAGTCTCAGCTGAGGGTGACTTGAATGTCCAAGGTCTGGAGTAGCTGAGGCTAGAACaaccacttccaagatggcttcttTGCTCACATGGCTGGTACCAAGTCTGGGATTTCTGAAGGAGAATCTCAGCTGAGACTATTGAACATAGCACCTAAATATGGCCTCTCCAGCATGGTGTTCTCAGGGCAGTCAGACTTCTTATATGATGGCTCAGGGCTCCAAGAAAAAGTGTTGCAACAGAGCAAAGTGTTAGTCATAAGGCTGACCTAGACACAGAAGTTGCATAGCATCACATCAGCCCTGTTTGATTGGCTGCGTACCAGTCACTAAGGCTAACCTAGATTCAAGAGGAAGGCAATAGGGCTCCATCTCTTGAGACAGTGGCAGAGTCACATTGCAGAAGAGTATGTGGAACAGGAGCTACCGTcatggccatctttggaaaatgcaatCTGCCACACAGCTGTAATGTGAGCGAGCTGGAAAGATAATTATGTGATGGCTGTTGACACATTGAGTTCCACGTTAAATCTTTAGCAAGTGAGAGAAATTGATCCTGAGGTCtgtaaattaatgcaaaaaagtaGGAGGAATAATTTGCATAGTACGTGGTCTACACTTCAAAGGAGTGGGTGTTtttaaggaagacaaagaaacaacATCTGTGACCTCCCATGGGATATAGAATAACATCCATGATACTTTTGGGTCCAGTAGtacaggaggagggggagaacaaAATAGCCTCCAATGAGAGAGCTGCCAGGAAAGCAGTGTACTCAGGGGAAGGCCAGTTTTCATTAGAACAAGAAGGTAAAGATGATATTTGGAGAACAGATTTAGGAGGTAGGGAATCTTGGTGATGACAGACTGAGttccagagggcaggaggaggattggagggATGAGAAAATGGTCAGATCAGGGATGTACAGAACTTATGGGAATGAGAGTCCCAAGCAAACACCCAGGAATTGTGGAGTTTTGTGATTGCTCTATAAGGGGAGATGTATGACTTCATGGTATTACCAATGGTCTCACCCAGCAAAGTGATTCTGTTAAATTGTAAGTCAGATCATATCACTTAGCTGCTCAAAATCCCCCAACAGCTTCCCATCTAAACCAAATTTAACAGACACAGATATTAGTAATCTCCAAGGCCCAACAAATCTGGCATCTGCTATCCCTCTGACCTCAGGTCTaacctgtctctctctcctctacaCCTGGAAAGCTCTTCCTCAGATACCTGCACACTTGTTTCCTTACCTCCTGCAGGTCTTTAtgcaaatgtcaccttcttagtGGGGACTTCCCTGCCACTCTATCGAAAACTGCAAGTGCCTCACCAATActtcctctgtccctctctgcttcagttttctccttaGAGCTTATCATTATCTAACAtacaatatattttactttttgactTGTTCATTATCTGTCTCCCCGCAATCGAATGTAAGCCCTAAAGGATGTAAATTTTCATTGTTCCATTCACTGCTGTTTTCCAATACTTGAAACAGTAGTTGGCCTAggataggcactcaataaatatatgtggaattaatgaatgaatggtctcagtgtttctcaaatgggTTATGATCTATTAGAGAGTCATTAAATCAATTTAATGTATCATCATCCTCATTTATATTTCACttcaggagaagaaaagagaatagaAAGGAATAGGAAATATCAGAAGGTGTTGCACATAGTGGAGTAAGTATTATTACGCCATATTTTGTTTCAgtttaatatatatgtgtataatagATAATGATGTAAGATGTATTTCCTCATGTAAGATGTATTTCCTGATGTGGGCCACAgtcaaaatttttataaaaaacacTGTCTAAAAACTTCTTTGGACTCATGTCTTAAGCAGATCATGGTGATAGGTGGAGATTTATTGATGGGGAAGCAACTGGGAGAACTCAACAGAAGCATAGGTAGCTGCTCCTCTTGGTTCTGTTGCAAACAGTATCTGGACTTAGGAAAGGGCAGGCTTGCCAAGGATACAAGGTGTTACTTGTTGGGCACTTCTGTTTTTCTAGACATAAGCCAACATAGTGTTTAGCACATAATAGGCCCTCTAAGACTTGATGGCTGGCTGAAGTTTTTTAACGATTATTATGGTATTGGAAATGTTTCTCAATAAGTTGGTTTTGCCACAGGGCCTGTTTTCTTGAGGTTATTAAAACCATTAAAAGCCTTCCCAAAATACCCCCATTGCTGGAAGAGAAAGGGCCTTATTATGACATCAAGAATGTTCAATTGGAGCTCTTTTTGCAGCCACATTAATTGCAGCCACCCTGCTTTTGGTGATAAACAGTTATCTCCTTTGGGAAAAGGTTGGCCAATGATGTGAAAATATCCCTACAATTAGAGGTTTGGAGTCCAAAGATTTGGAGTCCAGTCTGGTCCCTTCCTCTTACCTGCCAGGTGActttttctctctgggcctcccatGTTTTCTCTTTCATAAGGTGAGGAAGTTGGACTGATTGGTCTCGAACATCTCTTCTACCTTTACTCTTTAATCAGTAAATCATTTATTTGACACTTGGGCTATATGTCATCTCATCTATATTTCTGGCTCATTGGGGGCTGGAACTGGGTCTATTTGGCATCTTTTCCAGTGTCTAGTCAAAGTTCCCATAGTAGGCATTTTGCAAACATTGACTTATTGATGGCCTTGTGAAAGTTAGAGTTCTTAGCGCGAGAAAAATCTTAACTTTTGGTTGTTTTTAGCTTGGATATCTTagtgttcttattttttatatgttattctttagttttaattttcttgtatTGATCTCTGTTCTTCTTTTGTGGCTTTGAAATGGACCTCCTGGGACAGAGGTTTTTAATAACTTAAGACTTTGTCTCACTAACTGGTTTTTGTAGACTTT includes the following:
- the PTCHD4 gene encoding patched domain-containing protein 4 isoform X3: MCFLRRPGAPASWIWWRMLRQVLRRGLQSFCHRLGLCVSRHPVFFLTVPAVLTITFGLSALNRFQPEGDLERLVAPSHSLAKIERSLAGSLFPLDQSKSQLYSDLHTPGRYGRVILLSPPGDNILLQAEGILQTHRAVLEMKDGRNSFIGHQLGGVVEVPNSRDQRVKSARAIQITYYLQTYGSATQDLIGEKWENEFCKLMKKLQEEHQDLQLYSLASFSLWRDFHKTSILARSKVLVSLVLILTTATLSSSMKDCLRSKPFLGLLGVLTVCISIVTAAGIFFITDGKYNSTLLGIPFFAMAFQTG